CGAAGAGTGCGCAAGACAGTATCGATCAGGGCAGTGCGGCCACATAATCCAGCAAGGCAGGGCGCGCACTTTCCGCACCCTTTACGCGACTGCGCGCAATGATTTCAGAAACTTCATTCAGGTTGGCCCGCCGGATCAGCGACTTGACCGGCCCTATGGATGCAGGGCGCATGGACAGCGCCTGAATGCCGATTCCCGCGAACGCCAGCGCATCAAGCGGACGCCCAGCATCCTCGCCACAAAAGGACAGGTCGGTTCCCGCAACATGACACCGATCCACAATATGCTGAAGGAAGGCCAGAAAGCTAAGGTTCAGCGTGTCATACCTGCGCCGCACCAGTTCATTTTCACGATCAGCGGCAAAAAAGAACTGTTTCAGGTCATTCCCGCCGATCGAGATGAAATCCACGCTTTGAAAGAAACTGTCAGGCGCATAGGCCAGTGACGGGGTTTCCAGCATGGTGCCCACTTCCACCTTCTCGGGCAGGATATGGCCAAGCCGGCGTTCGCGGTCCAATTCGCGCATCAGCACATCGCGGGCACGGTCGAATTCGCTGGCCTGTGCCACCAGCGGGAACATGACACTTAGCGGGCGTCCGGCGGCGGCGCGGATCAGGGCCTGCAACTGCATGCGCAGCACACCGGGCTTGTCCAAGCCCACACGCAGCGCCCGCCAGCCCATTGCGGGGTTCGGTTCATCCGGGCGTTTCATATAGGGCATGACCTTGTCAGACCCTATATCGAGGGTGCGGAAATACACCTTCTTGTCCTTGGCCGCGTCCAGAACGCGGGTGTAATTCACCACCAGTTCGGACCGTTTGGGCATTTTGTCACGGATCAGGAACTGCAATTCGGTGCGAAACAGGCCCACGGCTTCTGCGCCGGAACTGGGCAGGGACGGCAAATCCGCCATCAGGCCCGCATTCATCTTCAGGCTGATACGCGTTCCGCACAGGGCGGTTGCCGGTTGGTCGCGCAGGCTGGCATAGCGTTCCTGTGCCTTGGCCTGCATCGCCATCTTGTCACGGAATGCCGAACTGATGCTGTCATCGGGGCGCAGATGCACCACGCCTTCGGTGCCATCGACCAGAATATGATCGCCATTCAGTGCATCGGTGGTGATGCGCTGCACATTGATAACCAATGGAATGGCCAGCGCACGCGCCACAATCGCGGCATGACTGCCGACAGACCCTTCTTCCAGCACCACACCGCGCAGCTTGCGGCCATATTCCAGCAATTCACCCGGCCCGATATTGCGCGCCACCAGAATGGGGCGTTCGGGCA
Above is a window of Roseinatronobacter sp. S2 DNA encoding:
- the ptsP gene encoding phosphoenolpyruvate--protein phosphotransferase — translated: MPHRTQTDSRILLRRLRDTLAQGSPGQERLDRITTIIAESMHTDVCSVYLFRDPDTLELCATEGLKPESVHHTRLRLGEGLVGKSARLARPINTANAPAEAGFRYMPETGEDVFTSFLGVPIQRLGERLGVLVVQSRESRLYSEDEIYGLEVVAMVLAEMTELGAFVGMSADMPSPHMSQAVLHGIPAQEGEAEGNVWLHQPRVVITNLVNDDSEAELERLQQAVNALRGSVDDMLAATRSRDKEHMEVLQTYRMFAHSRGWLKRMEEDIRLGLSAEAAVEKEQSEARARLETVPDAYLRDRLHDLDDLSNRLLRILTGQGHETGAEMPERPILVARNIGPGELLEYGRKLRGVVLEEGSVGSHAAIVARALAIPLVINVQRITTDALNGDHILVDGTEGVVHLRPDDSISSAFRDKMAMQAKAQERYASLRDQPATALCGTRISLKMNAGLMADLPSLPSSGAEAVGLFRTELQFLIRDKMPKRSELVVNYTRVLDAAKDKKVYFRTLDIGSDKVMPYMKRPDEPNPAMGWRALRVGLDKPGVLRMQLQALIRAAAGRPLSVMFPLVAQASEFDRARDVLMRELDRERRLGHILPEKVEVGTMLETPSLAYAPDSFFQSVDFISIGGNDLKQFFFAADRENELVRRRYDTLNLSFLAFLQHIVDRCHVAGTDLSFCGEDAGRPLDALAFAGIGIQALSMRPASIGPVKSLIRRANLNEVSEIIARSRVKGAESARPALLDYVAALP